ACCTTTCCACAAGCTAGCGGAAAGGAGAAAATCCAAATTTCCTGGCATGGAGATGGGGTTACCTTCGAAGACAAAAGATGATGGCACTGCTAAAAATTTTTTCCCCATGAATCCCAATACGCTTCACCAGCAACCATCACTTTCCATCGTTTGTCCGCTGCACAATGAAGAGGAGAATGTGGAGCCTTTTTTTGCACGGCTCCTTCCTGCGCTTTACGAAACGCGGGAATCTTTCGAGATCGTCTGCGTCAATGACGGAAGTGAGGATGCAACACTCGATCGGATCCTGGAAATACAAAAGGCCCATGCCTCCCTGCACCTTCGCATCATAGATTTATCCCGCAATTTCGGTAAAGAAGCCGCCCTTTCGTGTGGCCTCCATCACGCCTGCGGCAAGGCCGTCATTCCCATTGATGCAGACTTGCAGCACCCTCCTGAGGTCATTCGCGAGATGGTGGCCTTATGGCGGCAAGGCTTTGAAGTGGTTCTGCCCCAAAGGATCGATCGCGCATCCGACACCATCATAAGACGCATAACATCGCAGTGGTTTTACCGTCTGTTCAACATGATTTCCGAACACCCCATCCCCCCGAACGTGGGAGATTTCCGTTTAATGGATCGAAAGGTCGTCGATGCCCTGAATCTCTTGCCTGAGCGGCAACGCTTCATGAAGGGCCTGTTCGCATGGGTGGGATTCCGTCAGGCAATCATCCCCTATGATTGTGAATCCCGTTCCTCGGGAAGGAGCAAGTTTTCCGTTTGGCGACTCTGGAACCTTGCCCTCGATGGTATCTCCGCCTTCTCCACCACGCCTCTTCGTATCTGGACGTACCTCGGACTTGTCATTGCCCTTCTTGCCCTATCCTATGGGACCTTCATCGTCGGAAAAGTCATTCTATTCGGAAAAGATCTCCCAGGTTACGCATCCCTCATGACCGTCATCCTTTTCCTCGGCGGAATACAGCTCATCGGACTTGGAGTCCTTGGCGAATACCTGGGACGCGTCTATCAGGAAACCAAACAAAGACCCCTGTACATCGTCCGTGCGAAATACGAGAATCCGCAGACACATAGTTGACTGCAAGGATTTTCCTTCACAGAGTAACCTGAATCCATGAGATATGCAGTCAAGCATTTGATTTTACACAATAAGCCTACGGCATGGGTATTTGTTCCGTGCGGCAAATAGCCCCCGTCCATGGGGGCAGATTTGCCGTTCGAGCCCCGTCCTTGGGCGCCTCACTCCACAAAAACCCTGGCCGTAGGCTCACGGATTCAGGAGTAAATATGGAGAAACATGCATGCCCAACGTCTCCCAAGTCGACATCATCTTCTTTCCTGATCCGGAACTCACAGGCACCCAAGAATACGTACTGGGGGTCAGCGAACTCAAGAAACGTCTTCCATCGACCTGCAAGTGGTATGAGCAAACCCACGCAAAGCATTTGCCCTCGGAAAGTCTAAAGCTCTACGGTAAGTCGCCATGGGTCCTCCTCGTCCTCACAAGCTCCATCCTGATCAGCGACCATCTCGTGGAAGAATTGTTTTCGGTCGCAAAAGAAAGCGGCCGGACCTGCGTCCTTCCTGAGGATCCTCGCGGTCTTCCCGGGAATTTCCCTCTGGATTACACTACACGGCCAGGTTTTGACCGTTTTGTAAGGCAACTGACCCAAAGGGAGCGGTGGCGCGAGTACGATGGCCGGACTCCCTGGATCATGCTGGCGCGTCGGGATGATGCGTCCGAACTCCTGGAAAAACGGATCCCCTTGATCGAATTGCCCTTCCGAACCGCATCCCCACCCCTCATCGCCACGCATGCATTCGTCCATTCATACGCCGACTACTTTCATCATGATCGGGCGGAGATGCTCCATCTCCTGCCAGCCAACGTACAAAGCCTTCTCGATGTCGGTGGTGGTTTGGGAAAT
This region of Deltaproteobacteria bacterium genomic DNA includes:
- a CDS encoding class I SAM-dependent methyltransferase, whose translation is MPNVSQVDIIFFPDPELTGTQEYVLGVSELKKRLPSTCKWYEQTHAKHLPSESLKLYGKSPWVLLVLTSSILISDHLVEELFSVAKESGRTCVLPEDPRGLPGNFPLDYTTRPGFDRFVRQLTQRERWREYDGRTPWIMLARRDDASELLEKRIPLIELPFRTASPPLIATHAFVHSYADYFHHDRAEMLHLLPANVQSLLDVGGGLGNFAFSFLKERSGRAVLVEPVPKVAEIARKRGLSVIQGDFLSVSIDEKFDCVSFLDVLEHLPDPAFALSRARACLNPGGYLLLSVPNIGHWSIVRDLLEGQFDYQPAGILCITHLRFFTCSSLRTLIEDAGFRIMRWENVHSPPNNNFLLLLNNAAKAGIKPDLTNLSTESFHVLAVCD
- a CDS encoding glycosyltransferase family 2 protein, giving the protein MNPNTLHQQPSLSIVCPLHNEEENVEPFFARLLPALYETRESFEIVCVNDGSEDATLDRILEIQKAHASLHLRIIDLSRNFGKEAALSCGLHHACGKAVIPIDADLQHPPEVIREMVALWRQGFEVVLPQRIDRASDTIIRRITSQWFYRLFNMISEHPIPPNVGDFRLMDRKVVDALNLLPERQRFMKGLFAWVGFRQAIIPYDCESRSSGRSKFSVWRLWNLALDGISAFSTTPLRIWTYLGLVIALLALSYGTFIVGKVILFGKDLPGYASLMTVILFLGGIQLIGLGVLGEYLGRVYQETKQRPLYIVRAKYENPQTHS